The following coding sequences are from one Eleginops maclovinus isolate JMC-PN-2008 ecotype Puerto Natales chromosome 11, JC_Emac_rtc_rv5, whole genome shotgun sequence window:
- the btg3 gene encoding protein BTG3 yields the protein MRREIAAVVFFLKRLVIKGGKLEKHKIDLFVERLTVALQEKFKGHWYPGNPSKGQAYRCIRVNRVHGQDPELLRACQESAVQYSDLALSRELTLWVDPGEVCCRHGEQNPWFSVATFSDDEDDKEVAKVTKALERVTSDYHSGSSSDEEVARTSPHTVHNSRWEYKAINPAAPSWHPKKMVPGNVHIFPQPHYGFRPHSRVPHTLRPNMWVPPAYGRRPMYWPPPKNAAHYYN from the exons ATGAGGAGAGAAATTGCTGCTGTGGTATTCTTCCTGAAGAGGCTTGTAATAAAGGGGGGGAAGTTGGAGAAACACAAGATCGATCTGTTTGTTGAGAGGCTGACTGTTGCACTGCAGGAGAAGTTCAAGGGGCACTGGTACCCTGGAAACCCCAGCAAAGGACAAGCATACAG GTGCATCCGAGTGAACAGGGTCCACGGGCAGGATCCAGAGCTCCTTCGGGCCTGCCAAGAGAGTGCGGTTCAGTACAGTGACCTGGCACTGTCCCGGGAGCTCACATTGTGGGTGGACCCTGGAGAGGTCTGTTGCAG GCACGGAGAGCAAAACCCTTGGTTCTCTGTGGCCACTTTctctgatgatgaggatgacAAAGAGGTTGCAAAGGTGACTAAGGCTTTGGAGAGGGTTACATCAGACTACCACTCAGGATCATCCTCTGATGAGGAGGTAGCACGCACTTCCCCCCACACTGTGCACAACAGCCGCTGGGAATACAAG gcAATAAATCCTGCTGCTCCCTCGTGGCATCCTAAGAAGATGGTACCAGGGAACGTTCACATCTTTCCACAGCCTCACTACGGCTTCAGGCCCCACAGCAGAGTGCCCCACACTCTAAGGCCTAATATGTGGGTCCCCCCTGCATATGGAAGAAGGCCCATGTACtggccccccccaaaaaatgcgGCACATTATTACAATTAG